The following proteins are co-located in the Tripterygium wilfordii isolate XIE 37 chromosome 2, ASM1340144v1, whole genome shotgun sequence genome:
- the LOC119981731 gene encoding uncharacterized protein At1g08160 translates to MANPPAQPVMRQRGSFNLVRCIAIILLALIVIVGLAILITWLAIKPKKLDYTIEDGSVHDFNLNYNHLNGSFDFLIRAHNPNGKLSMYYDSIEVSLAYGHQTIAFNTLEPFHQPHKNVTRLRTNLVARDISLSQGAARDMRLDKASGEVEFYVKLKARIRYKVGAIKLRHQTLKVSCSPLLHFSKYKTFERTYCDTDL, encoded by the coding sequence ATGGCTAACCCCCCGGCGCAACCAGTGATGAGGCAACGCGGTTCGTTCAATCTGGTCCGGTGCATTGCGATAATCTTGCTAGCACTCATTGTCATTGTGGGTCTAGCCATACTCATTACTTGGCTAGCCATCAAGCCTAAGAAGCTCGATTACACAATTGAAGATGGTTCCGTCCACGATTTCAACCTGAACTACAACCATCTCAATGGCTCGTTCGATTTCCTCATAAGAGCCCACAACCCAAACGGTAAGCTCTCCATGTACTATGACTCAATTGAGGTCTCATTGGCTTATGGCCATCAAACCATTGCGTTCAACACTCTTGAGCCCTTCCATCAACCTCATAAGAATGTGACTCGATTAAGAACAAACCTCGTGGCTCGGGACATATCGCTGTCGCAAGGCGCGGCTCGGGACATGAGGCTTGATAAGGCATCGGGAGAGGTTGAATTCTATGTCAAGTTGAAGGCAAGGATCCGGTATAAGGTCGGAGCGATCAAGTTGAGGCATCAAACGTTGAAGGTCTCGTGTTCCCCCTTGTTGCACTTTTCTAAGTACAAGACTTTCGAGAGGACTTATTGTGACACCGATCTTTAA
- the LOC120016453 gene encoding mitochondrial ATPase complex subunit ATP10-like isoform X1 produces the protein MSRLNRLISHTLSTRALILTSQQHVFPHEQRLLLLPPQHLYQKTSARFLDIYQFGNKEAIKKERARLADEMSRGYFADISELKQHGGKIAMANKIMIPAMAAVKFPDLQVSYSNGRTLKLPIRSEGNVIDANNSAVPVASLLCLTFRANSQAMVDSWSMPFLETYRDSKKVQLYEVSLIDSWFLCLKPIKWLLLRMMRKSNDEGKEDALQRQIVYSFGDHYYFRKELKILNLLTGYIFLLDRFGRVRWQGFGSATKEELSSLLFCTSLLLEEK, from the exons ATGTCGAGGCTGAATCGGTTAATAAGCCATACGTTGTCCACCAGAGCCCTGATTCTCACTTCTCAGCAACACGTATTTCCGCACGAACAGAGGCTGTTGCTTCTTCCTCCTCAACACCTCTATCAGAAAACCTCCGCTCGCTTCCTCGACATTTACCAG TTTGGAAATAAGGAAGCAATTAAGAAAGAGCGCGCGAGGCT TGCAGATGAGATGAGTAGGGGGTATTTCGCTGACATTTCAGAGCTCAAGCAACACGGGGGCAAG ATTGCAATGGCGAATAAAATTATGATTCCTGCTATGGCAGCTGTGAAGTTTCCTGACTTACAAGTGAGTTATTCTAATGGTAGAACTTTAAAGCTTCCCATCCGTTCTGAGGGAAACGTGATTGATGCCAACAACTCAGCAGTCCCTGTAGCATCTTTACTGTGTCTTACATTTCGAGCAAACTCACAG GCGATGGTTGATTCTTGGAGCATGCCATTTCTTGAAACATATCGTGATTCAAAAAAGGTTCAGCTGTACGAG GTTTCACTTATAGATTCCTGGTTCCTATGTTTGAAACCTATTAAATGGCTGCTGCTTCGGATGATGAGAAAATCCAATGATGAAGGAAAGGAAGATGCACTACAAAGGCAAATTGTCTATTCATTTGGTGACCATTATTATTTCAGGAAGGAACTAAAAATACTGAACCTTCTCACAGG GTATATTTTCCTGCTCGACCGATTTGGTAGGGTAAGGTGGCAGGGTTTTGGTTCAGCAACAAAAGAGGAACTGTCGTCCCTTCTCTTTTGCACTTCACttcttttggaagaaaaatGA
- the LOC120016453 gene encoding uncharacterized protein LOC120016453 isoform X2: MSRGYFADISELKQHGGKIAMANKIMIPAMAAVKFPDLQVSYSNGRTLKLPIRSEGNVIDANNSAVPVASLLCLTFRANSQAMVDSWSMPFLETYRDSKKVQLYEVSLIDSWFLCLKPIKWLLLRMMRKSNDEGKEDALQRQIVYSFGDHYYFRKELKILNLLTGYIFLLDRFGRVRWQGFGSATKEELSSLLFCTSLLLEEK, encoded by the exons ATGAGTAGGGGGTATTTCGCTGACATTTCAGAGCTCAAGCAACACGGGGGCAAG ATTGCAATGGCGAATAAAATTATGATTCCTGCTATGGCAGCTGTGAAGTTTCCTGACTTACAAGTGAGTTATTCTAATGGTAGAACTTTAAAGCTTCCCATCCGTTCTGAGGGAAACGTGATTGATGCCAACAACTCAGCAGTCCCTGTAGCATCTTTACTGTGTCTTACATTTCGAGCAAACTCACAG GCGATGGTTGATTCTTGGAGCATGCCATTTCTTGAAACATATCGTGATTCAAAAAAGGTTCAGCTGTACGAG GTTTCACTTATAGATTCCTGGTTCCTATGTTTGAAACCTATTAAATGGCTGCTGCTTCGGATGATGAGAAAATCCAATGATGAAGGAAAGGAAGATGCACTACAAAGGCAAATTGTCTATTCATTTGGTGACCATTATTATTTCAGGAAGGAACTAAAAATACTGAACCTTCTCACAGG GTATATTTTCCTGCTCGACCGATTTGGTAGGGTAAGGTGGCAGGGTTTTGGTTCAGCAACAAAAGAGGAACTGTCGTCCCTTCTCTTTTGCACTTCACttcttttggaagaaaaatGA
- the LOC120007307 gene encoding putrescine hydroxycinnamoyltransferase 3-like, translating into MEIKIESSKLIKPFYEDDTTPLPTSDHVPFTVFDTVTFDAHIALIYAYRPPVPSNAEIELGLRKVLAKYRTLAGRIDENEKGERIVLLNDKGSRFIEASADFNFDQIMPLTPSPDILSLHPPLKGVEELMQVQLTRFSCGSLVVGFSSHHQVADGYSTSRFLVAWGRACRGLDIGAPPIYDRSFFTPRNPPIIEFEHKGAEYTIKKDDINYDHHKNDTLGAEEVVVVQKFHFTLNFLNKLRSKASSSIESTNENPNKPYSKFVSLLAHLWRAITRARGLTGVQKTSVRIAVNGRRRLKPRVPDEYFGNVVLWAFPTARAKDLLNQPLQYATKIIHDAIVNVNNDYFRSFIDFSKSSEENKDIVPSANMSLHVLSPNIEVDSWMNFPFYDLDFGQGKPFTFMPTYFPTEGMMFVLPSFLDDGSMDAVIPLFHSNLDSFKQICYSMD; encoded by the coding sequence ATGGAGATTAAAATTGAGAGTTCAAAGCTAATCAAACCATTTTATGAAGACGACACTACTCCTCTCCCAACCTCAGACCATGTTCCTTTCACCGTCTTTGATACGGTCACTTTTGACGCTCATATAGCATTAATTTACGCTTATCGGCCCCCAGTTCCATCAAATGCAGAAATTGAACTAGGCCTAAGGAAGGTTTTAGCCAAATACAGGACTTTGGCTGGTAGAATCGATGAGAATGAAAAAGGCGAACGTATTGTTCTTCTTAATGACAAAGGATCGAGGTTTATTGAGGCATCAGCTGATTTCAATTTTGATCAGATAATGCCCCTTACACCCTCTCCAGATATACTGAGCCTGCACCCTCCTTTGAAAGGGGTGGAGGAGTTGATGCAAGTGCAACTCACACGGTTCAGTTGTGGCTCACTTGTGGTGGGCTTCTCGTCGCACCACCAAGTCGCTGATGGGTATTCCACAAGCAGGTTCTTGGTTGCTTGGGGTAGAGCTTGTAGAGGACTTGACATTGGTGCACCCCCAATTTATGATCGCTCATTTTTCACTCCTCGAAATCCCCCGATTATCGAGTTCGAACACAAAGGAGCAGAATATACAATCAAGAAAGATGATATCAATTACGATCATCATAAAAATGATACGTTGGGTGCTGAAGAAGTCGTTGTGGTGCAGAAATTTCATTTCACATTGAATTTTCTTAACAAGTTAAGGTCAAAGGCTTCATCATCAATCGAAAGTACAAATGAAAATCCTAACAAGCCTTACAGCAAATTTGTGAGCTTgctagctcatctatggagagccaTAACAAGGGCTCGTGGACTCACCGGGGTCCAAAAGACCAGCGTGAGAATTGCAGTTAATGGTCGCAGGCGATTGAAGCCGAGAGTGCCTGATGAGTACTTTGGGAATGTAGTACTATGGGCATTTCCAACTGCGAGAGCTAAGGACCTTTTGAATCAACCATTGCAGTATGCTACCAAGATTATTCATGATGCCATTGTGAACGTAAACAACGACTACTTTCGATCGTTCATCGACTTCTCAAAGTCCAGTGAAGAAAACAAAGACATTGTGCCGAGCGCAAACATGAGCCTACACGTATTGTCCCCAAATATAGAGGTTGATAGCTGGATGAACTTTCCATTTTATGATCTGGATTTTGGACAAGGGAAGCCTTTTACATTCATGCCTACTTATTTCCCAACAGAAGGAATGATGTTTGTTTTGCCTTCATTTCTGGATGATGGAAGCATGGATGCTGTCATACCTCTCTTCCATAGCAATTTGGACTCCTTCAAACAGATTTGCTATTCCATGGACTAA
- the LOC120012068 gene encoding neuroguidin gives MDDSADSKYKETIKKEAPQLAALLKEMKLGLDTVTCKVQALTVKVKAGNYPTADGISYLEAKHLLLISYCQSLVYYLLCKAEGLSIEGHPVVRSLVQIRLFLEKIRPIDKKLQYQIQKLTRGASGVTEQVGQSEKISDAPQKADDDLLKYRPNPDMLINKSDMTTQDGAGIYRPPKFAPISMDEDKMSRQERNALRREKESLRRAKDSGYLRDVINEFEGKPQEVVETVGVESKELQRYKAKMEERERQEEELFTRVPLTRIEKKKEKHLKKSRNGLLGLTENFYDEIRSLPLGDNGGEQTTGFHNVSNRVGKLKKRKRRH, from the exons ATGGATGACTCCGCTGATTCAAAGTACAAGGAAACAATAAAGAA AGAAGCTCCACAGTTAGCTGCATTGTTGAAAGAAATGAAGTTGGGCCTAGATACAGTGACATGTAAAGTACAAGCTCTAACTGTCAAG GTGAAGGCAGGTAACTATCCAACAGCAGACGGGATAAGCTATCTCGAGGCTAAACATTTACTGCTCATAAGTTATTGCCAGTCGCTTGTCTACTACTTGCTATGCAAAGCTGAAGGCTTATCTATTGAGGGGCACCCAGTTGTCCGAAGCCTTGTTCAGATAAGGTTATTTTTAGAGAAG ATAAGGCCAATTGACAAGAAACTCCAGTACCAGATTCAGAAACTTACAAGGGGTGCTAGTGGCGTAACAGAGCAAGTAGGTCAGAGTGAGAAAATATCAGATGCACCTCAGAAGGCGGACGATGATCTTTTAAAATATCGGCCAAACCCAGACATGCTTATTAACAAATCTGACATGACGACACAG GATGGTGCTGGCATCTATCGACCTCCAAAATTTGCCCCTATTTCCATGGATGAGGATAAGATGTCAAGACAGGAAAGAAATGCCTTGAGAAGGGAAAAAGAGTCTTTACGACGAGCTAAGGATAGTGGTTACTTGAGGGATGTGATCAATGAATTTGAGGGTAAACCTCAAGag GTTGTGGAAACTGTTGGAGTTGAGAGTAAGGAGCTCCAAAGATACAAGGCAAAAATGGAAGAGCGTGAGCGACAAGAAGAGGAGCTCTTTACTCGCGTTCCTCTTACAAGGAttgagaaaaagaaggaaaaacacTTAAAGAAGTCAAGAAATGG gTTGCTTGGTTTGACTGAGAATTTCTATGATGAAATCAGAAGTTTACCATTGGGAGATAATGGTGGAGAGCAGACAACAGGTTTCCATAATGTTAGCAACCGTGTTGGAAAACTTAAGAAGCGCAAG AGGAGGCATTGA
- the LOC120012060 gene encoding magnesium transporter MRS2-11, chloroplastic has protein sequence MALTPPSSPHLLHIPFHSPSLSSHHFLFFHSPWHSPPSPAVSLQKCAIPLLPIAVKFSKCFAKSTAEDHLSEPETITNYEDGDREDRKVQNKQSSERIDADAMGYSESPTLGIREPVYEVVEVKPNGMVSTRKINRRQLLKSSGLRPRDIRSVDPSLFLTNSVPSLLVREHAILLNLGSLRAIAMQEHVLIFDYNCKGGKAFMDTLLPRLNPKNINGAPCMPFELEVVEAALLSRVQRLEQRLMDLEPRVQRLLEVLPNRLTADILEQLRISKQHLVELGSRAGALRQMLLDLLEDPHEIRRICIMGRNCTLKKGNDDLECSVPLEKQIAEEEEEEIEMLLENYLQRCESCHGQAERLLDSAKEMEDSIAVNLSSRRLEVSRVELLLQVGTFCVAIGALVAGIFGMNLRSYLEEHAFAFWLTTVGIIVGAIVAFFFMYSYLRTRKIL, from the exons ATGGCTCTTACACCTCCATCTTCTCCTCACCTACTCCACATTCCCTTCCACTCTCCCTCTCTGAGCTCTCAccattttctcttcttccactCACCATGGCATTCTCCTCCTTCTCCCGCTGTTTCTCTTCAAAAGTGCGCGATTCCGCTGCTCCCGATCGCCGTGAAATTCTCTAAATGCTTTGCCAAGTCCACAGCCGAGGATCATTTGAGCGAGCCTGAGACGATCACAAACTATGAAGATGGAGACAGAGAGGACAGGAAAGTACAGAACAAACAGAGCTCGGAGAGGATCGACGCCGACGCGATGGGGTATAGCGAGTCCCCGACGCTGGGTATTCGCGAGCCGGTTTATGAG GTGGTAGAAGTGAAGCCCAACGGGATGGTATCGACTAGGAAAATCAACAGACGTCAGTTGTTGAAGTCAAGTG GTCTTCGGCCACGAGACATCCGAAGTGTTGATCCATCACTGTTTTTGACAAACTCTGTGCCTTCTTTGCTG GTTCGTGAGCATGCTATTTTGCTAAACCTGGGATCATTGCGAGCAATAGCGATGCAAGAGCATGTCCTTATATTTGACTATAACTG CAAAGGAGGTAAAGCTTTTATGGACACATTATTGCCTCGATTAAACCCTAAGAACATAAATGGTGCACCATGCATGCCCTTTGAGCTTGAG GTTGTTGAAGCAGCCTTGTTGTCTCGAGTACAGCGGTTGGAGCAGAGATTAATGGATTTAGAACCTCGT GTCCAACGTTTACTTGAGGTTTTACCCAATCGGTTAACTGCTGACATATTGGAGCAACTTCGTATTAGTAAGCAACACTTG GTTGAATTGGGTTCAAGGGCAGGGGCTTTGAGACAAATGCTTCTTGATCTTTTGGAAGACCCACATGAAATACGTCGTATATGCATTATGGGAAGAAACTGCACTCTCAAAAAAGGAAATGATGACCTGGAATGTTCTGTTCCCCTAGAAAAGCAGATTGCAGAGG aagaggaggaggaaatTGAGATGCTTCTGGAGAATTATCTTCAAAG ATGTGAATCTTGTCATGGTCAGGCAGAAAGGCTTCTTGATTCGGCAAAGGAAATGGAAGATTCTATTGCTGTCAATTTAAG TTCTCGAAGGCTTGAGGTAAGCAGAGTGGAATTGCTTCTCCAGGTTGGAACATTTTGTGTGGCAATTGGTGCTCTAGTTGCAG GTATATTTGGCATGAACTTGCGGTCCTATCTTGAGGAACATGCG TTTGCATTTTGGCTAACAACAGTGGGGATAATTGTTGGCGCCATTGTGGCATTTTTTTTCATGTATTCATATCTCAGGACTCGGAAAATACTATAA
- the LOC120012045 gene encoding uncharacterized protein LOC120012045 isoform X2, with protein sequence MAETWQAGDNMALESEPKTVEDDYQENGVQGQDCDAPSHHPSAPPDELFDIATTVDPSYIISLIRKLIPSHVRSTDSSHGSNVSHLEESTCLPSDNKSNDNAESMEIVYDLTKSAHQGGGDEDLGDEFNRSAISAGEEVWEECGCILWDLAASRANAELMVQNLVLEVLLANLMVAQSIRITEICLGIIGNLACHEVPMKHIVSKSELVETVLNKFFLDDTQCLCEVFRLLTWGLQGGECITWANALQSEHILSRILWVAENTLNPQLIEKSIGLLLAILESQQEVMRILLPPLMKLGFPSLLICLFTFEMGKLSDERAPERYSALDVILRAIEALSVVDGHSHEICSKKELFKLICELLKLPDKIEIATSCVTAAVLIANFLSDVPDLALEISQEARSALWSIIARLLVLTQENDMTLSSLRQFVSVLCSKCELIEDDLLDHELDDSSTESESQTSFSIKDNARNIALRRVVDILNRWTTSTDCLEENDAMGEHHADANVGKLLECCQKHIKSSD encoded by the exons ATGGCCGAAACATGGCAAGCAGGTGATAACATGGCCTTGGAATCGGAACCGAAAACGGTAGAagatgactatcaagaaaacgGAGTACAGGGGCAAGACTGTGATGCACCTTCACATCACCCTTCTGCACCACCGGACGAG TTATTTGACATTGCGACAACAGTTGATCCTAGTTACATAATCTCTTTGATACGGAAACTTATTCCCTCTCATGTGAGGAGTACTGACAGTTCTCATGGGTCAAATGTGAGTCACTTGGAAGAAAGCACGTGTCTTCCATCGGACAATAAGTCAAATGATAATGCTGAGAGCATGGAAATTGTTTATGATTTAACCAAATCTGCTCATCAAGGAGGAGGAGATGAAGATTTGGGTGACGAATTTAATCGTTCTGCTATATCAGCTGGAGAAGAAGTTTGGGAAGAGTGTGGTTGCATTTTGTGGGATCTTGCTGCAAGTAGAGCTAATGCCGAACTCATG GTGCAAAACCTTGTTCTTGAAGTGCTTTTGGCAAACCTTATGGTTGCCCAATCAATTCGTATCACG GAGATTTGCCTTGGGATTATTGGAAATCTAGCCTGCCATGAAGTTCCGATGAAGCATATAGTCTCTAAAAGTGAATTGGTGGAGACGGtcttaaataaattttttttagatgaTACCCAATGCCTTTGTGAAGTTTTCCG GTTGTTGACTTGGGGTCTTCAAGGTGGTGAATGTATTACTTGGGCCAATGCACTGCAGTCTGAACATATTTTATCTCGAATCCTATGGGTTGCAGAAAATACCTTAAATCCACAGCTTATAGAAAAG AGCATTGGACTATTGCTGGCCATCCTTGAAAGTCAACAAGAAGTTATGCGGATTCTTCTTCCACCTTTGATGAAGCTGGGTTTTCCAAGTCTATTGATATGTCTCTTTACTTTTGAGATGGGCAAGTTATCAGATGAAAGAGCACCCGAAAG GTACTCTGCCCTTGATGTAATCCTTCGTGCAATTGAAGCTCTTTCTGTTGTAGACGGACATTCCCATGAAATATGCTCAAAAAAAGAGCTTTTCAAACTAATTTGTGAGCTGCTCAAACTCCCTGATAAAATTGAG ATTGCCACCTCCTGTGTTACTGCTGCTGTCCTAATCGCAAATTTTCTGTCTGATGTACCTGATCTAGCTTTGGAGATTTCACAGG AAGCGCGAAGTGCACTTTGGAGCATCATTGCCAGGCTACTGGTTCTTACTCAGGAAAATGATATGACCCTATCTAGCCTACGACAATTTGTTTCGGTTCTATGTAGCAAATGTGAACTGATTGAagatgatcttcttgatcatGAATTAGATGATTCCAGCACAGAATCTGAGAGCCAAACAAGTTTTAGCATAAAAGATAATGCCAGAAATATAGCT CTTAGAAGAGTGGTTGATATTTTGAATCGGTGGACTACTTCAACAGACTGTCTTGAGGAGAATGATGCGATGGGAGAACATCATGCAGATGCAAATGTTGGTAAATTGTTAGAGTGCTGTCAGAAACATATCAA ATCCAGCGATTAA
- the LOC120012045 gene encoding uncharacterized protein LOC120012045 isoform X1, with protein MAETWQAGDNMALESEPKTVEDDYQENGVQGQDCDAPSHHPSAPPDELFDIATTVDPSYIISLIRKLIPSHVRSTDSSHGSNVSHLEESTCLPSDNKSNDNAESMEIVYDLTKSAHQGGGDEDLGDEFNRSAISAGEEVWEECGCILWDLAASRANAELMVQNLVLEVLLANLMVAQSIRITEICLGIIGNLACHEVPMKHIVSKSELVETVLNKFFLDDTQCLCEVFRLLTWGLQGGECITWANALQSEHILSRILWVAENTLNPQLIEKSIGLLLAILESQQEVMRILLPPLMKLGFPSLLICLFTFEMGKLSDERAPERYSALDVILRAIEALSVVDGHSHEICSKKELFKLICELLKLPDKIEIATSCVTAAVLIANFLSDVPDLALEISQDLCFLQGLIDILPLASDDLEARSALWSIIARLLVLTQENDMTLSSLRQFVSVLCSKCELIEDDLLDHELDDSSTESESQTSFSIKDNARNIALRRVVDILNRWTTSTDCLEENDAMGEHHADANVGKLLECCQKHIKSSD; from the exons ATGGCCGAAACATGGCAAGCAGGTGATAACATGGCCTTGGAATCGGAACCGAAAACGGTAGAagatgactatcaagaaaacgGAGTACAGGGGCAAGACTGTGATGCACCTTCACATCACCCTTCTGCACCACCGGACGAG TTATTTGACATTGCGACAACAGTTGATCCTAGTTACATAATCTCTTTGATACGGAAACTTATTCCCTCTCATGTGAGGAGTACTGACAGTTCTCATGGGTCAAATGTGAGTCACTTGGAAGAAAGCACGTGTCTTCCATCGGACAATAAGTCAAATGATAATGCTGAGAGCATGGAAATTGTTTATGATTTAACCAAATCTGCTCATCAAGGAGGAGGAGATGAAGATTTGGGTGACGAATTTAATCGTTCTGCTATATCAGCTGGAGAAGAAGTTTGGGAAGAGTGTGGTTGCATTTTGTGGGATCTTGCTGCAAGTAGAGCTAATGCCGAACTCATG GTGCAAAACCTTGTTCTTGAAGTGCTTTTGGCAAACCTTATGGTTGCCCAATCAATTCGTATCACG GAGATTTGCCTTGGGATTATTGGAAATCTAGCCTGCCATGAAGTTCCGATGAAGCATATAGTCTCTAAAAGTGAATTGGTGGAGACGGtcttaaataaattttttttagatgaTACCCAATGCCTTTGTGAAGTTTTCCG GTTGTTGACTTGGGGTCTTCAAGGTGGTGAATGTATTACTTGGGCCAATGCACTGCAGTCTGAACATATTTTATCTCGAATCCTATGGGTTGCAGAAAATACCTTAAATCCACAGCTTATAGAAAAG AGCATTGGACTATTGCTGGCCATCCTTGAAAGTCAACAAGAAGTTATGCGGATTCTTCTTCCACCTTTGATGAAGCTGGGTTTTCCAAGTCTATTGATATGTCTCTTTACTTTTGAGATGGGCAAGTTATCAGATGAAAGAGCACCCGAAAG GTACTCTGCCCTTGATGTAATCCTTCGTGCAATTGAAGCTCTTTCTGTTGTAGACGGACATTCCCATGAAATATGCTCAAAAAAAGAGCTTTTCAAACTAATTTGTGAGCTGCTCAAACTCCCTGATAAAATTGAG ATTGCCACCTCCTGTGTTACTGCTGCTGTCCTAATCGCAAATTTTCTGTCTGATGTACCTGATCTAGCTTTGGAGATTTCACAGG ATTTGTGTTTCTTACAGGGTCTTATTGATATCTTACCTCTTGCTTCGGATGATCTAGAAGCGCGAAGTGCACTTTGGAGCATCATTGCCAGGCTACTGGTTCTTACTCAGGAAAATGATATGACCCTATCTAGCCTACGACAATTTGTTTCGGTTCTATGTAGCAAATGTGAACTGATTGAagatgatcttcttgatcatGAATTAGATGATTCCAGCACAGAATCTGAGAGCCAAACAAGTTTTAGCATAAAAGATAATGCCAGAAATATAGCT CTTAGAAGAGTGGTTGATATTTTGAATCGGTGGACTACTTCAACAGACTGTCTTGAGGAGAATGATGCGATGGGAGAACATCATGCAGATGCAAATGTTGGTAAATTGTTAGAGTGCTGTCAGAAACATATCAA ATCCAGCGATTAA